A DNA window from Boseongicola sp. contains the following coding sequences:
- a CDS encoding DUF427 domain-containing protein, giving the protein MADRITISPAAGTWTIRAGGAILGESTNALELKENGYPTRIYFPRDDIAMAFLDDSDTKTVCPYKGDANYFSIVTKSTTIKDAAWSYETPIESVSEIVGHLSFADDERITIEQI; this is encoded by the coding sequence ATGGCCGACCGCATCACAATCAGCCCTGCCGCCGGCACCTGGACTATTCGCGCAGGCGGCGCGATTCTTGGCGAAAGCACAAATGCGCTTGAATTGAAGGAAAACGGCTACCCTACGCGCATCTATTTCCCACGCGACGACATCGCCATGGCCTTTCTGGATGACAGCGACACCAAGACCGTCTGCCCCTACAAGGGCGATGCAAATTACTTTTCGATTGTGACCAAAAGCACCACGATCAAGGATGCTGCGTGGAGTTATGAAACTCCGATTGAGAGCGTCTCCGAAATTGTGGGCCACCTGTCCTTCGCTGATGACGAGCGCATCACCATCGAACAGATCTGA